The Streptococcus viridans genome contains the following window.
ACTTGGTTAGTTTTTCAACGATAAAATCGCTCATGCTTCTCCCTTCATCTCTTCAAGATAGTGGCTCAAAAAATTCCCAATCGCTTTCTTGTCATTCTCTAATTCCCCATCTACAATGGCCCATTCAATGGCAGATAGTAATTGTCCTAGACTTGGACCTGGTTTTAAGCCGTATTCCTTCATCAGCATCCCACCATTGACTACAATTTCGTGTTTATCATGAATAGCTAGACTATCATACAATTCTTCGATGACTTGGAAATCTATGGGCAAGCCATGAGCCTGATGTAGTTCTTCCGCTGACAAGAGGAGATTACGATCGTAACGATACACATCCCGGCGATTTAAGCTGGACTTTTCACGCAAGCGGTAGATTTCAACCAGCTGTTCTACCTTCTTAGCAAAGTCACGTGACGTTTTCCATTTCTTGAAAAAAGCAGAGACCTTATTCTCATCTAAGGTTAAGAGTAAGGCAGCCCAAGCTTGTTCTGAACTCGTAAAGGTATAGTCCATGGAGAGCTGGAACAGTTTCTCTAGTGACGAGCGACTATTCTGTAAGAGAGGAAGATACTGATAGCTCTGGCTAGCAATCACACCCTCCAAGCCCTTGCGCCAAAAAGGAGCTAAGAGGAGCTTATCCAATTCAATAAAGATACGCTCGACAGAGATTTTCTCCAACAAGGGGGCGCAATCTGCCATGGCCTTAAAGGTCTCTTCTTCTAGATCAAACCCAAGACTGGCCTGAAAGCGAAAACCACGCATGATTCGAAGGGCATCTTCGTTAAAACGTTCTGTCGCTACACCTACAGCTCGTAAAACCCGATTCTCCAAATCTTCTAGTCCGTTGAAGAGGTCAATAATTTCCCCTTCCTCACTCAACGCAAAGGCATTGACTGTAAAATCGCGACGTTTAAGATCTTCCTCCAAGGAACGGACAAAATTAACCGCACTGGGTCTGCGAAAATCGACGTAGACATCCTCTGTTCGAAAGGTTGTAATTTCATATTCTTGATGGTTTTCAAGAACCAGAACCGTCCCGTGTTCAATCCCGACATCAATGGTTCGCTCAAAAATAGCCTTGGTCTCTTCTGGGTAAGAGGAGGAAGCGATATCGACATCGTGGATGGGACGACCTAAAATGGCGTCTCTCACAGAGCCCCCGACGAAATAAGCTTCATATCCAGCTTTTCGAATCTTTTCTAATATTGGCAAAGCCTCCTGAAATTCAGAAGGCAGTTTTTTTAATCTCATAATAGATGTTCTAAACCATAGACAAGCTCATGACGCTTGACTACTTCTTTTACTCCTAGATTGACCCCTGTCATGAAGGACACCCGATCATAGGAATCGTGGCGTAAGGTCAATCCTTCTCCTTGACTACCGAAAATCACTTCTTGATGGGCTACCAGACCAGGCAAGCGCACCGAATGGATGTGCATGCCTTGGTAGTTAGCACCGCGTGCACCTGGAAGGCTCTCTTCTTCATCTGGCGCTCCCTGCTCTTGTGGTTGACGGACCTGACTGATCAGCTCAGCTGTCTTCACAGCAGTCCCACTCGGTGCATCCTTCTTCTTATCATGATGCAACTCGATAATCTCTACATTCGGGAAATACTTAGCTGCCTGTGCTGCAAATTGCATGAGCAAAACTGCTCCTATAGCAAAGTTTGGCGCGATGAGGCCTCCAAGATTCTTCTCACGAGACAATTCAATCAAATCAGTGATTTCTTCTGTTGTAAATCCAGTTGTCCCAACCACAGGCGCTAGTCCATGCTCCAAAGCAAAGCGGGTATGTTCATACGCCACTTTAGGGATGGTGAAGTCAATCCACACATCCGCATCCAGCGACAAAACACCTTCCTTGGTGGTAAAGATTGGAACACCTGCTAGTTCTTTTTCAGACGCATGGGGATCAATCAAGCCGACTAATTCTAGCTCAGGATCCTCTAACACCATGTGATAAGCTGCTTGACCCATTCGCCCTTTAAAACCTGCAATCACTACTTTAATCGGCATGTTTTCTCCTTATACTTTTGGTACAAAACTAATAGCAACGCTATGATTTCCTAAGTGTGTACCAATGACACTGCCAAAAGTCGCAAATGGAATCTCACCAGCAAAACCTTCTTGATGAAGAATATCGCGAAGTGTTTCTGCTTTATCCAGTGCATTCCCATGAATGATAATGATCTGATGGTCTTTATCCGCAGTTCCTTCTTTGACAATCTCAGCTAAACGTTTAATGGCTTTTTTCTCAGTACGAACTTTCTCATACACTTCAATCACGCCTTCCTCGTTAAAATAGAGGATGGGCTTGATGCTGAGAAGGTTCCCAAGGATTGCTGCTCCATTAGAGAGACGGCCACCTTTGACCAAATGATTGAGATCATCCACCATGATATAGGCAGAAGTCCCATCAATTTGCATCTGAATATTGGCCAGGATTTCATCGAACGATCGAC
Protein-coding sequences here:
- the dapB gene encoding 4-hydroxy-tetrahydrodipicolinate reductase, which gives rise to MPIKVVIAGFKGRMGQAAYHMVLEDPELELVGLIDPHASEKELAGVPIFTTKEGVLSLDADVWIDFTIPKVAYEHTRFALEHGLAPVVGTTGFTTEEITDLIELSREKNLGGLIAPNFAIGAVLLMQFAAQAAKYFPNVEIIELHHDKKKDAPSGTAVKTAELISQVRQPQEQGAPDEEESLPGARGANYQGMHIHSVRLPGLVAHQEVIFGSQGEGLTLRHDSYDRVSFMTGVNLGVKEVVKRHELVYGLEHLL
- a CDS encoding DegV family protein, which gives rise to MKLAVITDSSAYLSDESRGHDNLFVLDIPVVIDGVSYVEGKNLTAEEFYQKMEASSELPKTSQPSIAELEELLPQLEAKGYTHVLGIFLSSGISGFYQNIQYLKEEFPNLTIAFPDSKITSAPLGWMAEEAIKWAGEGRSFDEILANIQMQIDGTSAYIMVDDLNHLVKGGRLSNGAAILGNLLSIKPILYFNEEGVIEVYEKVRTEKKAIKRLAEIVKEGTADKDHQIIIIHGNALDKAETLRDILHQEGFAGEIPFATFGSVIGTHLGNHSVAISFVPKV
- a CDS encoding CCA tRNA nucleotidyltransferase, which translates into the protein MRLKKLPSEFQEALPILEKIRKAGYEAYFVGGSVRDAILGRPIHDVDIASSSYPEETKAIFERTIDVGIEHGTVLVLENHQEYEITTFRTEDVYVDFRRPSAVNFVRSLEEDLKRRDFTVNAFALSEEGEIIDLFNGLEDLENRVLRAVGVATERFNEDALRIMRGFRFQASLGFDLEEETFKAMADCAPLLEKISVERIFIELDKLLLAPFWRKGLEGVIASQSYQYLPLLQNSRSSLEKLFQLSMDYTFTSSEQAWAALLLTLDENKVSAFFKKWKTSRDFAKKVEQLVEIYRLREKSSLNRRDVYRYDRNLLLSAEELHQAHGLPIDFQVIEELYDSLAIHDKHEIVVNGGMLMKEYGLKPGPSLGQLLSAIEWAIVDGELENDKKAIGNFLSHYLEEMKGEA